The genomic interval CGTCGTCATGGCTACGATGAAGGGATTGCACTCAGTGTCGATGGTTACCTGTCTGAAGGTGCAGGTGAAAACATTTTCGTTATCAAAGATGGCGTCATTTTAACCCCGCCAACCACCAGCGCCATTTTGCCAGGTATTACCCGTGATTCGATTATGACTTTAGCCCGTGACAAAGGGTACCAAGTACAAGAGGCGAACATTGCACGTGAATCACTCTACCTCGCTGACGAGATCTTTATGACCGGAACCGCAGCTGAAATTGTGCCGGTGCGATCTGTTGACAGAATTGAAGTGGGCAACGGTGCTCGCGGCCCGATTACTGAAGATTTACAAACAGCCTACTTTGGCTTATTTAACGGCACCACCGAAGATAAATGGGGCTGGTTAGATTACGTTTACCCAGAGAATGAGAAGTAAGGAGTCATCTCAAATGCCTAAATATAGATCCGCTACAACCACTCACGGTCGCAACATGGCCGGTGCTCGCGCATTATGGCGCGCAACAGGCGTTAAAGACGATGACTTTGGTAAACCCATTATCGCCGTAGTTAACTCATTTACTCAATTTGTTCCTGGTCACGTTCACCTTAAAGACCTCGGCCAATTGGTTGCCCGCGAAATCGAACAAGCCGGTGGTATCGCGAAAGAATTTAACACCATTGCTGTCGATGACGGTATCGCAATGGGTCACGGTGGCATGCTTTACTCTTTGCCATCGCGTGACTTGATTGCCGACTCTGTGGAATACATGGTCAATGCCCACTGTGCTGATGCCATGGTGTGTATTTCCAACTGTGACAAAATCACTCCGGGAATGCTGATGGCAGCAATGCGTATCAACATCCCTGTGATCTTTGTTTCTGGTGGCCCAATGGAAGCGGGTAAAACGAAATTATCGGATCAATTGATCAAACTCGATTTGGTTGACGCTATGATCCAAGGGGCCGACCCAACCGTCTCTGATGAACAAAGTGAACAGATTGAGCGCTCAGCATGCCCAACCTGTGGTTCTTGCTCTGGTATGTTTACTGCAAACTCCATGAACTGTTTGACCGAAGCACTCGGTCTATCGCAGCCTGGTAATGGCTCTATGCTGGCCACCCACGCAGACCGTAAAGAACTCTTCCTCAACGCCGGTCGCCGTATTGTTGATATCACGCGCCGTTATTACGAGCAAGATGAAGAGGCGTTATTGCCGCGTAATATCGCGAATAAAGCGGCCTTTGAAAACGCCATGGCGCTTGATATTGCCATGGGCGGTTCAACCAACACCGTTTTACACCTTTTAGCTGCCGCTCAAGAGGGCGGGATTGACTTTGATATGAATGACATCGATCGCATGTCTCGCCTAGTCCCTCATTTGTGTAAAGTGGCGCCTTCAACGCCTAAGTATCACATGGAAGACGTCCACCGCGCCGGCGGTGTCATGGGTATCCTAGGCGAGCTCGATCGCGCAGGACTGCTGAATTCTGACTCGCGTACCATCTTAGGTATGAACTGGAAAGAGCAACTGGCTCAATACGATATTATCCAAACCCAATCACCTGAGATCCGTGACTTTTACCGCGCTGGACCGGCCGGTATTCGCACCACGCAAGCATTCTCACAAGACTGCCGTTGGGACACAGTGGATGACGACCGCAAAGAAGGCTGTATCCGCAATCGCGAGCACGCCTTTAGCCAAGACGGTGGCCTAGCGGTGCTAAAAGGCAATATCGCGGTTGATGGCTGTATTGTCAAAACCGCTGGGGTAGACGAAGGCAGCTTGAAGTTCCAAGGCCCAGCAATTGTCTTTGAAAGCCAAGACGATGCGGTTGAAGGCATTTTAGGCGGTAAAGTAAAAGCCGGCCACGTGGTGATTATTCGCTATGAAGGCCCTAAAGGTGGCCCTGGCATGCAAGAAATGCTTTACCCGACCACGTATCTAAAATCGATGGGGATCGGCAAAGAATGTGCTCTGCTAACCGACGGTCGCTTCTCTGGTGGTACGTCTGGTCTGTCTATTGGCCACGCGTCACCAGAAGCAGCCAGCGGCGGTGCGATTGGTCTGGTACGCGACAATGACATCATCACCATCGATATTCCGGGCCGCAGTATCACTCTAGAAATTTCGGAGCAAGAAATGGCAGAACGTCGCGCTGAACAAGATAAAATCGGTTGGAAACCCGTTTCTCGTGAGCGTAAAGTGTCTCTCGCGCTTAAGGCATTTGCCAGCATGGCAACAAGTGCTGACAAAGGAGCGGTGCGCGACACGTCGATGTTTGAGGATTGATCATGAGTGAAACCAATCCAACAGGCGCAGAGTATCTGCGCCATATTTTGCGCGCATCGGTTTATGACGCCGCTATCGTCACGCCGTTACAAACCATGCAGCGCCTGTCTGATCGCATTGATAATCGCATTTTTATCAAGCGCGAAGACAGACAGCCAGTACACTCGTTTAAAGTCCGTGGCGCTTACAACATGCTCTCTCACTTGAGTGAAGCGCAAAAGCAAGCCGGGGTGATTGCCGCCTCTGCGGGTAACCACGCGCAAGGAATGGCATTGTCGGGGCGCTTGCTCGGCGTCAAGACCATCATCGTCATGCCGGAAATAACGCCTGACATCAAAGTCGATGCGGTAAAAGGGTTTGGCGGTGAAGTCTTGTTATTCGGCAATAACTTTGATGAGGCCAAAGGCGAAGCTGAACGCCTTGCCAAACTGCACGGGTATACCTTTGTCCCGCCGTTTGACCACCCACTGGTCATTGCCGGTCAAGGCACTGTGGGCATGGAGATGTTGCAACAAAATGGCCATCTCGATTACATTTTTGTCCAAGTTGGCGGTGGCGGTTTGGCGGCAGGCATCGCGGTGTTGGTGAAGCAACTGATGCCCGATGTAAAAGTCATCGCTGTTGAACCCGAAGATTCAGCGTGTCTGAAAGCGGCCTTAGACGCTGGTGAGCCCGTTGTCCTCGACCAAATCAGCTTATTTGCTGAAGGCGTTGCCGTGAAGCGCATTGGCGATGAAACTTTCCGAGTTTGCCAGCAGTACCTTGACGGGCATATTTGCGTGTCGAGTGACGAGATTTGTGCGGCTGTTAAAGATATCTTTGAAGACGTTCGCGCCATTGCCGAGCCTTCGGGCGCGGTCGCACTCGCGGGGCTAAAAAAATACGCCGCTCAACACCAGCTGTCCGGAAAACAACTCGGAGCCGTGCTCTCTGGTGCCAATACCAACTTCCACGCCTTGCGTTACGTCTCTGAACGCAGTGAGCTCGGTGAGAAGCGCGAAGGGTTACTGGCGGTCACTATCCCCGAGCGCGAAGGGGCATTTTTTGAGTTTTGCCAATTACTCGGCGGACGCGCCGTTACGGAGTTTAACTACCGTTACAGCGATGATGAGCTCGCGAATATTTTCGTCGGGGTGCGCTTACAGGGCGGCCAACAAGAGTTGGAAACCATCATCAAAGATCTTCGCGAAGGCGGTTACCCCGTCGAAGACCTTTCCGATGACGAAATGGCTAAGCAACACGTGCGCTATATGATTGGTGGTAAGCCATCAAAACCGCTTCAAGAGCGATTGTATAGCTTTGAGTTTCCAGAGTACCCTGGCGCGCTGTTGAAGTTTTTGAGTACGCTTGGTACGCATTGGAACATCAGTTTGTTTAACTATCGCAATCACGGTGCCGATTACGGCCGCGTCTTGTGTGCGTTTGAACTGTCAGATTCGGATCTCGATCGCTTCACGGCGCACTTACGCGAGTTAAATTACCAGTACAAAGACGAAAGTGATAATTCAGCTTATCGCTTTTTTCTGTCTAAATAACGGTGTACTTGATAAAAAAAATGGCCCTTGAGGGCCATTTTTTTACTTTTTGGTTGGCCGCTTCCAACCGGTAATGTGTTTTGCTTTCGCTCGCGTGATCACCAATTCATTGTCATCGATATCGCGTGTCACCGTAGTCCCTGCGCCAATGGTTGCTCCTTTGCCGACCTTAACCGGTGCGACAAGTTGAGTGTCAGAGCCAACAAAAACATCGTCTTCGATAATGGTCTTGTGTTTGTTTGCCCCGTCATAGTTACAAGTGATGGTCCCCGCGCCAATATTAACTCGTTGGCCAATGTCCGCATCGCCAAGGTACGTTAAGTGATTGGCTTTTGAGCCTTGATCTAAACGGGCGTTTTTCATTTCGACAAAGTTACCGACGTGTGCATCGTCACAGAGCTCAGCCCCAGGACGCAAACGCGCAAATGGCCCGACGGTACAAGTCTCACCGACAATCGCCCCCTCGATAATACTGTACGGGCGTACGAGAGTATTATCATCAATTTCACAATCGATCAGTACCGAGCCTGCGCCAATCGTCACGTTATTGCCGATGGTCACAGTGCCTTCAATGATCACGTTGGCATCGATTTCAACATCTTGCCCACATTGCAATTGACCGCGTAAATCAAAGCGACTCGGATCGCGTAGCATAACCCCTTGCTTTAACAAGGCTTGGGCTTGAGAAAGTTGGAAACGGCGCTCTAGGCAAGCGAGTTGTACACGGTCATTGACCCCTTCCACTTCCATTGTCGATTGTGGATGAACGGCTTCGATCACACCGCCTTCACTATGGGCAGCAGCGATGATATCCGTTAAGTAATATTCACCCTGCGCGTTATCGTTAGACAGTCCAGATAACCAGCGCTTAAGATCGCGGCCTGTCGCAACTAACACACCGGTGTTGACTTCATTAATTAACAACTGTTCGGCATTCGCGTCTTTTTGTTCAACGATCGCCACGACTTGATCTTGCTGACGTACAATACGCCCATACCCCGTCGGCTCATCCAACTTCACCGTGAGCAAGGCAATGCCTCCTGCAGGTTGCGCACTGAGTAAAGCTTCAATCGTTTGCGATGAAATCAAAGGAACATCACCGTATAAGACAACAATTTGCTCGTCATCGACAAACTGATCAGCGGCCTGCATCACCGCGTGTCCGGTACCTAACTGTTCTGCTTGTAGTACCCAGTTAACGCTCTCATTTGCCAAAGTGGCCTGCATTTGATCTTTGCCATGGCCATAGATCAAATGAATGTTATCGACGTTGATTTCTCGACAAGTATCGATGACGTGAGACACCATAGGCTTACCCGCCAACGTGTGCAGTACTTTAGGTTTTTGAGAGTACATACGCGTGCCTTTACCAGCCGCGAGAATAACTGAACTGAACTTCATAGTGATCCTATACGCAAAGCGTTCCTTGATGATATGAAGCTATTGTAGACAGAGAAAAAGAATTAGTTAATGGGAAGAGGAAATTTGTTGGTAAAAAAACAAAAAGGCGGTCAAAAGACCGCCTTTAACTGCGCGTTTACTTATTAACGACGCTGTTTTGTCAGCTCGATAACACGTAATTGAGCAATGGCTTTTGCCAACTCGCTGGCCGCCTGAGCGAAGTCCATATCGCCACTCTGATTTTGGATTTTCTCCTCAGCGCGACGTTTTGCTTCTTCGGCCTTAGCTGCATCGAGGTCTTCACCACGAATCGCAGTGTCAGCCAGTACCGTAGAGGTACTTGGCTGAACTTCAACAATACCACCAGAGACGTAAAGGATCTCGTCTTGGCCATCTTGTTTCACGATGCGAACCATACCAGGCTTAATAGCGGTCAAGAGCGGCGTATGGCCATGGTAAATACCAAGTTCACCTTCAGTACCGGTCACTTGAAACGTTTTAACAAGACCAGAGAATAATTTCTTCTCTGCGCTCACAACGTCAAGGTGAAAGGTCATTTCTGCCATATCGCCTCCTAGTTAGCCTTATAGCTTCTTCGCATTCTCAATAGCATCTTCGATTGCACCGCAGTACATGAAGGCTTGCTCTGGAATGTCATCGTATTCGCCATCTAGGAGACCTTTAAATCCACGCAGGGTATCTTTTAGAGATACGTAGATACCTGGGTCACCAGTGAAGACTTCTGCAACGTGGTAAGGTTGAGTCAAGAAACGCTCAATCTTACGAGCACGAGAAACCACTTGCTTATCTTCTTCAGACAATTCGTCCATACCAAGAATCGCAATGATGTCTTTTAGCTCTTTGTAACGTTGTAGAGTTTGCTGAACGCCACGCGCAATGTCGTAGTGCTCTTGGCCAACCACAAGTGGATCAAGCTGACGAGAGGTTGAATCCAATGGGTCGATCGCTGGGTAAAGACCCATTGATGCGATGTTACGGTTAAGTACAACCGTCGCGTCCAAGTGAGCAAACGTCGTTGCTGGTGATGGGTCAGTCAAGTCATCCGCAGGAACGTAAACCGCCTGTACAGAGGTGATAGAACCTGTGCGAGTTGAGGTAATACGTTCTTGTAGTACACCCATCTCTTCTGCCAATGTTGGCTGATAACCTACCGCAGAAGGCATACGACCTAGTAGTGCTGATACTTCGGTACCCGCAAGGGTGTAACGATAAATGTTATCGATAAACAGAAGTACATCACGGCCTTCATCACGGAATTTCTCCGCCATGGTCAAGCCAGTCAATGCAACGCGCAGACGGTTACCCGGTGGCTCGTTCATCTGACCGTAAACCATTGCTACTTTCGATTCTTCAGGTTTTTCGATGTTCACAACACCAGCTTCCTGCATCTCGTAGTAGAAATCGTTACCTTCACGAGTACGCTCACCAACACCGGCAAATACTGACAAACCAGAGTGTTGAAGAGCGATGTTGTTGATAAGTTCCATCATGTTAACGGTCTTACCAACACCAGCACCACCAAACAGACCGATTTTACCACCTTTTGCAAATGGACAAATCAAGTCGATAACTTTTACACCCGTCTCAAGCAACTCAGTTGCGTTAGACTGTTCTTCATAACTAGGTGCAGAACGGTGAATAGAGTAAGTTTCCTCAGCTTCTACTTCACCGCGCTCATCAATCGCATCACCAAGCACGTTCATGATACGACCAAGGGTTTTAGTACCTACTGGCACTGAAATTGGCGAGCCTGTGTTTTCCACAGTCATGCCACGACGTAAACCATCTGAGCTACCCATTACGATTGCACGCACTGTGCCACCGCCAAGCTGTTGTTGAACTTCAAGAACAAGACGCTCTGTTGAATCCACAACTTTCAGAGCATCGTAAACACTTGGTACATCGCTCTGCGGGAACTCTACGTCGACTACCGCACCGATGATCTGTACGATCTTACCTGTAGCCATCGTTAATCCTCTAAACTATTTCGTTAACCTAAGCTTAAACCGCTGACGCGCCCGAGACAATTTCTGACAACTCTTGTGTAATCGCCGCTTGACGCGCCTTGTTATACACAAGCTCTAAGTCATCAATTAAGTTACTCGCATTGTCGGTTGCCGCTTTCATGGCAACCATACGCGCTGCTTGTTCACACGCTAAATTCTCCACAACCCCTTGGTAAACCTGAGACTCGACGTAACGCTTTAACAACGTATCAAGTAGTGGTTTAGGTTCGGGCTCGTAAAGGTAATCCCACGAGTGCTCACGCTGCTGTATCTCTTCGCTTTCCGATTTAGGCAAAGGCAGTAATTGATCGATCGTTGGTTCTTGTACCATAGTGTTCACAAAGTGGTTAAACACTACGTACAGGCGATCCAACTCACCTTCATCGTATTTCTTCAACATAACACTGACCGAACCAATCAAGTCATCAAGGCTTGGTGAATCACCAAGGCCTGAAACTTGGGCAGCTACTTTTGCTCCAGTGTTATTAAAAAACGCGGTCGCTTTAGCGCCGACAATTGCCAGCTCCACGTCTGCGCCTTTTTCTTTCCAAGACTGCATATCCATCATGGCTTTCTTGAACAAGTTAATGTTCAAACCACCACAAAGACCGCGGTCTGTTGAAACGATGATGTAACCAACACGCTTAGCATCACGCTCTTCTAGGTACGGATGACGGTACTCTAGATTTGCGTTTGCGACATGACCGATCACTTTACGCATTGTTTCTGCGTATGGACGTGACGACTCCATCGCGTCTTGACTGCGACGCATTTTTGAAGCCGCGACCATTTCCATCGCTTTCGTAATTTTCTGAGTGCTTTTTACACTACCGATTTTATTACGTATCTCTTTTGCGCCGGCCATCGTTACTCTCCATTAGTTGGTGGTATTGACTACCACCGACCTATTACCAAGTTTGGGTTGCTTTAAAATCGTCAACCAGCTTCTTAAGCTGAGCTTCGATTTCTTTGTCAAACGCACCCGTCTTGTCGATCTCTGCTGCAAATTCAGCGTGTTGATCGCGAGCATACGATAGTAGGGCTGCTTCAAAGTCGAGAAGTTTGTTGATTTCCACGTCTTGTAAGTAGCCGCGTTCCGCTGCAAAAATAACCAAAGCTTGGTCAAATACAGACATCGGCGCGTATTGTTTTTGCTTCATTAGCTCAGTCACTTTTTGACCGTGGTCAAGCTGACGTTTAGTCGCTTCATCTAGGTCAGAAGAGAACTGGGCGAACGCCGCCAATTCACGATATTGCGCAAGTGCCGTACGGATACCACCAGATAGCTTCTTAATGATCTTAGTCTGAGCAGAACCACCTACACGAGAAACTGAGATACCTGGGTCTACCGCAGGGCGGATACCAGAGTTAAACAGTTCTGTTTGCAAGAAGATCTGACCATCAGTGATCGAGATAACGTTGGTCGGTACGAATGCAGAAACGTCACCGGCTTGCGTTTCGATAATCGGAAGCGCAGTCAGTGAACCCGTTTTGCCTTTCACTTCACCATTTGTGAATTTTTCTACGTAATCCGCATTTACACGAGCAGCGCGCTCAAGTAGACGAGAGTGGAGGTAGAAAACGTCACCTGGGAAAGCTTCACGGCCTGGTGGGCGTTTCAATAGTAGAGAGATTTGACGATAGGCAACAGCTTGCTTAGACAAATCATCATAAACGATCAGTGCATCTTCACCGCGGTCGCGGAAGTATTCACCCATTGCACACCCTGCGTAAGGCGCTAGGTATTGCAATGCCGCCGACTCAGAAGCAGACGCGACTACAATAATTGTATTTTGTAGTGCACCGTGCTCTTCAAGTTTGCGAACTACGTTTGCAATCGTTGACGCTTTTTGGCCAATCGCAACGTAGATAGAGAAGATGCCAGAATTTTTCTGGTTGATGATCGCATCGATCGCCATCGCCGTTTTACCGGTTTGACGGTCACCGATGATAAGCTCACGCTGACCACGACCGATTGGGATCATAGAGTCAACTGACTTATAGCCGGTTTGTACTGGCTGGTCTACCGATTGACGGTCGATTACACCAGGTGCGATCACTTCTACAGGAGAAGTTAATTTGGCTTGGATAGGACCTTTGCCATCAATAGGCTCACCCAGCGTGTTAACAACACGGCCAAGCAATTCAGGACCAACAGGTACTTCAAGAATACGACCTGTGCCAGTGACTTTCATGCCTTCCTTAAGGTCAGCATATGGGCCCATTACTACCGCACCAACCGAGTCACGCTCAAGGTTAAGTGCTAAGGCATAACGGCCACCTGGTAATTCAATCATTTCACCTTGCATCACGTCCGCTAGGCCGTTGATGCGAATGATACCATCGCTTACCGATACGATAGTACCTTCGTTGCGAGCTTCATTAACAACTTCGAAAGATTCGATACGTTGTTTAATTAGATCGCTAATTTCCGTGGAATTAAGTTGCATGCTCCAATCCCCATTAAGACTGCAATGCATCACCGAGACGATCAAGACGACTGCGTACTGAGTTATCGATGACTAAGTCTCCGGCTCGAATAATAACCCCACCAAGTAGGGCCTCATCTATACTGCAATTCAGCTTGACTTTACGCGCTAAACGCTGCTCCAGTTTGCTTTCAATGTCCACACGTTGTGATTCAGAAAGTTCAGTCGCCGAAACCACATCAACATCGATGGTTTTCTCGTGTTCTTTCTTCAAAGCAATAAATTGCTCGCTGACATCGGGTAAGGCCAATAGACGGCCATTTTCAGCCATTAACTTAATTAAGTTTTGGCCGTGAACATCGAGTTGTTCACCACAAACTGTAATAAATACATCCGAAGTCTTATCAACTGAAATCGAGCTGGTAAGCATTTGGTGTATTTGTTCGTTTTTAGCGACTTCAGCAGCAAAAATCAGCATTTGAGCCCATTGCTCAATTTGCTCATTTTGCACTGCAAAGTCAAAAGCTGCTTTAGCATAGGGGCGTGCAATAGTAGTCAAATCAGACATAGCGCCCCCCTACTCAAAGTTTTGCAGTAATGTTGTCGAGAATATCTTTGTGTGCATTCTTATCAATAGAACGCTCAAGGATTTTCTCAGCACCAACAACAGCCAGCGTCGCAACTTGTTTACGCAGTTCATCGCGTACACGGTTGCGTTCTGTTTCAATTTCTGACTCGGCTTGAGCAAGAATCTTAGCGCGTTCCGCTAGAGCTTCTTCACGAGCTTCATCAACAATTTGAGCTTTGCGTTTGTTTGCTTGCTCAACGATTTCTGTAGCAGTGCGTTTCGCTTCTTTTAGCTGATCAGAAGCATTTTCTTTAGCTAAAGCTAGGTCTTTCTCTGCCCTTTCCGCAGCTTGAAGGCCTTTAGAAATTTCTTTCTGACGCTCTTCAATTGCTGCCATCAGTGGTGGCCACACGAACTTCATGCAGAACCACACAAACAGGACAAAGGCAATGGCTTGACCTAGCAGAGTTGCGTTCATATTCACCGCATACTCCTTCTATGTTTGCTGTTAAAAAAAACAATACCTTGATAAGGAACTATTATCCGGCAACCGCAAACAACAGATAGAGAGCAAGACCTACAGTAATCATAGGAATCGCATCCACAAGACCCATTACGATGAAGAATTGAGTACGTAATACAGGGATTAAATCAGGTTGACGAGCCGCACCTTCCAAGAACTTACCACCAAGTAGTGCGATACCAATCGCAGCACTGACAGCAGCAAGACCAAGCATGATAGCAACAGAAATGTAGATCAGATCCATAATAAAAAACTCCAAGTTTTTGTGTTAAATAATTATTTAATGTTCTTCAGATGCTTGAGATAGATACACTATCGTCAATGTCATAAAGATAAATGCCTGTAAAACGATAACTAAGATGTGGAATATCGCCCAAGGCACAGAAAGAAGCCATTGAGACCACCAAGGCAATAGCCCAGCAATCAAAATGAAAATCAACTCACCTGCATACATGTTACCGAACAAACGCAAGCCCAAAGAGACTGGTTTAGCCAATAACGTCACCGTTTC from Vibrio sp. HB236076 carries:
- the ilvD gene encoding dihydroxy-acid dehydratase, with product MPKYRSATTTHGRNMAGARALWRATGVKDDDFGKPIIAVVNSFTQFVPGHVHLKDLGQLVAREIEQAGGIAKEFNTIAVDDGIAMGHGGMLYSLPSRDLIADSVEYMVNAHCADAMVCISNCDKITPGMLMAAMRINIPVIFVSGGPMEAGKTKLSDQLIKLDLVDAMIQGADPTVSDEQSEQIERSACPTCGSCSGMFTANSMNCLTEALGLSQPGNGSMLATHADRKELFLNAGRRIVDITRRYYEQDEEALLPRNIANKAAFENAMALDIAMGGSTNTVLHLLAAAQEGGIDFDMNDIDRMSRLVPHLCKVAPSTPKYHMEDVHRAGGVMGILGELDRAGLLNSDSRTILGMNWKEQLAQYDIIQTQSPEIRDFYRAGPAGIRTTQAFSQDCRWDTVDDDRKEGCIRNREHAFSQDGGLAVLKGNIAVDGCIVKTAGVDEGSLKFQGPAIVFESQDDAVEGILGGKVKAGHVVIIRYEGPKGGPGMQEMLYPTTYLKSMGIGKECALLTDGRFSGGTSGLSIGHASPEAASGGAIGLVRDNDIITIDIPGRSITLEISEQEMAERRAEQDKIGWKPVSRERKVSLALKAFASMATSADKGAVRDTSMFED
- the ilvA gene encoding threonine ammonia-lyase, biosynthetic, translating into MSETNPTGAEYLRHILRASVYDAAIVTPLQTMQRLSDRIDNRIFIKREDRQPVHSFKVRGAYNMLSHLSEAQKQAGVIAASAGNHAQGMALSGRLLGVKTIIVMPEITPDIKVDAVKGFGGEVLLFGNNFDEAKGEAERLAKLHGYTFVPPFDHPLVIAGQGTVGMEMLQQNGHLDYIFVQVGGGGLAAGIAVLVKQLMPDVKVIAVEPEDSACLKAALDAGEPVVLDQISLFAEGVAVKRIGDETFRVCQQYLDGHICVSSDEICAAVKDIFEDVRAIAEPSGAVALAGLKKYAAQHQLSGKQLGAVLSGANTNFHALRYVSERSELGEKREGLLAVTIPEREGAFFEFCQLLGGRAVTEFNYRYSDDELANIFVGVRLQGGQQELETIIKDLREGGYPVEDLSDDEMAKQHVRYMIGGKPSKPLQERLYSFEFPEYPGALLKFLSTLGTHWNISLFNYRNHGADYGRVLCAFELSDSDLDRFTAHLRELNYQYKDESDNSAYRFFLSK
- the glmU gene encoding bifunctional UDP-N-acetylglucosamine diphosphorylase/glucosamine-1-phosphate N-acetyltransferase GlmU, translating into MKFSSVILAAGKGTRMYSQKPKVLHTLAGKPMVSHVIDTCREINVDNIHLIYGHGKDQMQATLANESVNWVLQAEQLGTGHAVMQAADQFVDDEQIVVLYGDVPLISSQTIEALLSAQPAGGIALLTVKLDEPTGYGRIVRQQDQVVAIVEQKDANAEQLLINEVNTGVLVATGRDLKRWLSGLSNDNAQGEYYLTDIIAAAHSEGGVIEAVHPQSTMEVEGVNDRVQLACLERRFQLSQAQALLKQGVMLRDPSRFDLRGQLQCGQDVEIDANVIIEGTVTIGNNVTIGAGSVLIDCEIDDNTLVRPYSIIEGAIVGETCTVGPFARLRPGAELCDDAHVGNFVEMKNARLDQGSKANHLTYLGDADIGQRVNIGAGTITCNYDGANKHKTIIEDDVFVGSDTQLVAPVKVGKGATIGAGTTVTRDIDDNELVITRAKAKHITGWKRPTKK
- a CDS encoding F0F1 ATP synthase subunit epsilon, giving the protein MAEMTFHLDVVSAEKKLFSGLVKTFQVTGTEGELGIYHGHTPLLTAIKPGMVRIVKQDGQDEILYVSGGIVEVQPSTSTVLADTAIRGEDLDAAKAEEAKRRAEEKIQNQSGDMDFAQAASELAKAIAQLRVIELTKQRR
- the atpD gene encoding F0F1 ATP synthase subunit beta translates to MATGKIVQIIGAVVDVEFPQSDVPSVYDALKVVDSTERLVLEVQQQLGGGTVRAIVMGSSDGLRRGMTVENTGSPISVPVGTKTLGRIMNVLGDAIDERGEVEAEETYSIHRSAPSYEEQSNATELLETGVKVIDLICPFAKGGKIGLFGGAGVGKTVNMMELINNIALQHSGLSVFAGVGERTREGNDFYYEMQEAGVVNIEKPEESKVAMVYGQMNEPPGNRLRVALTGLTMAEKFRDEGRDVLLFIDNIYRYTLAGTEVSALLGRMPSAVGYQPTLAEEMGVLQERITSTRTGSITSVQAVYVPADDLTDPSPATTFAHLDATVVLNRNIASMGLYPAIDPLDSTSRQLDPLVVGQEHYDIARGVQQTLQRYKELKDIIAILGMDELSEEDKQVVSRARKIERFLTQPYHVAEVFTGDPGIYVSLKDTLRGFKGLLDGEYDDIPEQAFMYCGAIEDAIENAKKL
- the atpG gene encoding F0F1 ATP synthase subunit gamma gives rise to the protein MAGAKEIRNKIGSVKSTQKITKAMEMVAASKMRRSQDAMESSRPYAETMRKVIGHVANANLEYRHPYLEERDAKRVGYIIVSTDRGLCGGLNINLFKKAMMDMQSWKEKGADVELAIVGAKATAFFNNTGAKVAAQVSGLGDSPSLDDLIGSVSVMLKKYDEGELDRLYVVFNHFVNTMVQEPTIDQLLPLPKSESEEIQQREHSWDYLYEPEPKPLLDTLLKRYVESQVYQGVVENLACEQAARMVAMKAATDNASNLIDDLELVYNKARQAAITQELSEIVSGASAV
- the atpA gene encoding F0F1 ATP synthase subunit alpha; this encodes MQLNSTEISDLIKQRIESFEVVNEARNEGTIVSVSDGIIRINGLADVMQGEMIELPGGRYALALNLERDSVGAVVMGPYADLKEGMKVTGTGRILEVPVGPELLGRVVNTLGEPIDGKGPIQAKLTSPVEVIAPGVIDRQSVDQPVQTGYKSVDSMIPIGRGQRELIIGDRQTGKTAMAIDAIINQKNSGIFSIYVAIGQKASTIANVVRKLEEHGALQNTIIVVASASESAALQYLAPYAGCAMGEYFRDRGEDALIVYDDLSKQAVAYRQISLLLKRPPGREAFPGDVFYLHSRLLERAARVNADYVEKFTNGEVKGKTGSLTALPIIETQAGDVSAFVPTNVISITDGQIFLQTELFNSGIRPAVDPGISVSRVGGSAQTKIIKKLSGGIRTALAQYRELAAFAQFSSDLDEATKRQLDHGQKVTELMKQKQYAPMSVFDQALVIFAAERGYLQDVEINKLLDFEAALLSYARDQHAEFAAEIDKTGAFDKEIEAQLKKLVDDFKATQTW
- the atpH gene encoding F0F1 ATP synthase subunit delta, giving the protein MSDLTTIARPYAKAAFDFAVQNEQIEQWAQMLIFAAEVAKNEQIHQMLTSSISVDKTSDVFITVCGEQLDVHGQNLIKLMAENGRLLALPDVSEQFIALKKEHEKTIDVDVVSATELSESQRVDIESKLEQRLARKVKLNCSIDEALLGGVIIRAGDLVIDNSVRSRLDRLGDALQS
- the atpF gene encoding F0F1 ATP synthase subunit B — its product is MNMNATLLGQAIAFVLFVWFCMKFVWPPLMAAIEERQKEISKGLQAAERAEKDLALAKENASDQLKEAKRTATEIVEQANKRKAQIVDEAREEALAERAKILAQAESEIETERNRVRDELRKQVATLAVVGAEKILERSIDKNAHKDILDNITAKL
- the atpE gene encoding F0F1 ATP synthase subunit C; the encoded protein is MEFFIMDLIYISVAIMLGLAAVSAAIGIALLGGKFLEGAARQPDLIPVLRTQFFIVMGLVDAIPMITVGLALYLLFAVAG